The Streptomonospora litoralis genome window below encodes:
- a CDS encoding YwqG family protein gives MNPTSEMLDKLGRLREEIREVDIPSEDVEQWIATARPCARLDAMADGPVVGRLGGPLMLPADAPDPWCRLAATLDLAALPAYATNLPLPPDGHLLLFARPNPEMIGRGTLGSALHIPAGTRVEERRVDLDPGPGNELYGVEFPEGRLRLRSTGVSLPEHSEVHDPGPPPATKRFPDDDCTSAQMQAWEEVREAWGEIENEIVHPGLQLGGYALDEFCEEDPAVRAGREAAQAEAKGELPKADTDIRPEDWVCLAQWWHGLKGLEMALYSWSIARQDLAAGRFDRVYATMTWNP, from the coding sequence ATGAATCCGACCTCCGAAATGCTGGACAAGCTGGGCCGACTGCGTGAAGAGATCCGCGAAGTGGACATCCCTTCGGAAGACGTCGAACAGTGGATCGCCACCGCCCGCCCGTGCGCGCGACTGGACGCGATGGCGGACGGGCCGGTCGTAGGCCGGCTCGGCGGCCCCCTGATGCTCCCCGCCGATGCCCCCGATCCCTGGTGCCGGCTCGCCGCCACCCTCGATCTCGCCGCACTGCCCGCCTACGCGACTAATCTGCCCCTGCCGCCCGACGGGCACCTGCTGCTGTTCGCCAGGCCCAACCCCGAAATGATCGGCCGGGGAACGCTGGGCAGCGCGCTCCACATCCCCGCGGGTACACGCGTCGAGGAACGCCGGGTGGATCTCGACCCGGGACCGGGCAACGAGCTTTACGGGGTCGAGTTCCCGGAAGGCCGACTGCGCCTGAGGTCCACCGGCGTCTCCCTCCCCGAGCACTCCGAGGTCCACGACCCCGGTCCCCCTCCCGCAACGAAACGGTTCCCGGACGACGACTGCACCAGCGCCCAGATGCAGGCATGGGAGGAGGTACGCGAAGCCTGGGGGGAGATCGAGAACGAGATCGTCCACCCCGGGCTCCAGCTCGGCGGATACGCCTTAGACGAATTCTGCGAGGAGGACCCCGCTGTACGGGCCGGACGGGAGGCGGCACAGGCGGAGGCCAAAGGCGAGCTGCCGAAAGCCGACACGGACATACGCCCCGAGGACTGGGTATGCCTCGCCCAGTGGTGGCACGGGCTCAAGGGCCTGGAGATGGCGCTGTACTCCTGGTCGATCGCCCGGCAGGACCTCGCCGCCGGACGCTTCGACCGGGTCTACGCCACCATGACCTGGAACCCGTAA